The genomic region ACCATTGTGCCATCGCCATTCGTCAAGCCCGTCTCTACCAAACCTCCCTAGAACAAGTGGAGGAGCTAGAACGCCTCAATCAGCTCAAAGATGACTTTCTCAGCACGGTCTCTCATGAGTTGCGTACCCCGATCACCAACATGAAGATGGCGATTCACCTGCTCAAAAGCACCAAAAATCCTCAGAAGCGCTCCAGCTATTTAACCGTCTTGGAAACAGAATGTGAGCGAGAAACGGAACTGGTGAACGATTTGCTGGATCTGCAGCGGTTGGAGTTGGGATCCAAAGTCCTAACGTTAGAGGAGATCCCGCTGGCGGGTTGGTTGCCCTCTCTGCTGTATCCCTTTCTGGAACGAGCCAAGTCAGTTCAGCAGGATCTCCAGTGGCAAATTGATCCAAATGTGGGCAAGGTGGTCACGGATCAGGCTAGTTTGGCACGGGTGATCCAAGAGTTGGTGAACAATGCCTGTAAGTACACCCCCCCAAAACACCGTATTCAAGTCAAGGCTTACCGACTGCCTCCTGGCTTGGTGTACATTCAAGTGATCAACGAGGGGATCGAGATTCCTCCCCAGGAGCAAGAACGAATCTTTGAAAAGTTTTACCGAATACCCAACGGGGATCCCTGGAAACGGGGGGGAACGGGGTTGGGCCTCGCTTTGGTGAAACAGTTGATGGAACGGCTCAAGGGCAGTGTGGCGGTGGAAAGTGGTTATGGCAAAACTTGCTTTACGTTGGTTCTGCCTCAGGGATCCCTACCCACGTATGTCTCCCCCTTGATCCGCGGTGGTTCGCTGCCGCTACGCGCCTGCCCATGACGGATCCCAGACCCGATCAAGAGGATGTAACGTTGCAGTTGGCTGTCCAGCAGTTTAACCGGGGGGAATTTTACGCCTGCCATGACAGCCTAGAAGCCCTGTGGATGGAGGCGGTTGAGCCGGAGCGGCGCTTTTACCAAGGGCTATTGCAAACGGCGGTGGCTTACTATCACCTCACCAACCAGAACCGGCGCGGTTGCATGATCCTACTGGGGGAAGCCAATGGCAAACTGGCAGATTATTTGCCCACCTACGCCGGTTGGGATGTGCTCTCTCTGTGGCGAGCCAACCAAACCAACCTACGACAGCTGTCTCAACTGCCTGAGGGGGATCCCTTGCCGGGTCTGACCATCCCTACTCTGGAGTCAGTCGAAAACAAGACTGAGGAGCCTTAACGCTTGGGACGACGGATTTTACGCTCCATCTCATTGCGCCGCCGCCGATCCCGCCAATCGATGAAGGTGATATAACCAACACCTAAGGTCACCACTGCCAACAGCAAAAAGATGCTGCCATAGGCGATTTGGGTGAAGAGGGGAAGCTCGGTTTCCATGTCACTTTCAAGGGGTATCCCTATCGATTACATGCCGTTGCGACCCCAAACCACGAGGGCAATCGAGAGGACAAAGAAGGTAGGAACCGCAATCCAGCCGAGGGTAATGATGTCCATGGGTAAGCTGAGTACCAGTACAAAGTGATCTCATTTTACGGGATGGGATCCCTTGCTGCTCGCGTCTTCGCGTCAGCGTTGCGGAGCAACAGCGGGACGGAGTCCTTTCGGCATCCGCGAATACCTTTGCTGGGCATAGGCTGGATAAAGTAGGGGTACGCCAAAAACTCCAAAGCTGAACAAGGTGGGATCCCAATGACCCTGGAAATGTTGCCGCTGATCGCCGCTGTGATCATTGCTGCCTTTCTGCTGTTTTTTTGGGTACGGGTGGTTCGAGAGGCTGTCTGGACAACGGTAGGGATTGTGATCATTCTGGCGGTGCTGTTCGTGGTTTTTAATATCGGCCCGCGGCAGGTGCTCCAGGAGTTACGGGATCCCTTTGCTTTTGTGGAGCGGGTGTGGGATGTGATCATCGGTTGGTTCAAGGCTCTTTTCCCCTGATTATCTTGAGGGGATCCCGCAAGCAATACCCATCCGATGGGCCTGCTCTGTTGTTGATGAACGGTATCATAAGGCCAGCTTTCACGATCTTTCCCATGCCCTCTGACCCCGAATGGCCGGATGTCCCTAGCCCGCTGCTGCCCACGGATCCCGCAGAAGAAGATCCTGGGCTGGAAGAGGGGATCCCGATTCCCGCTCGCGTCTTGGCGTCAGCGTTGCGGAGCAACAGCGGGACGGAGTCGTCAGATATTCAGATTGAAGTGGTGGATTTGGGGGAGCGTCGCCGCCAGCTGCGGGGCAGTGTGCCCATTCCTGTCGAGCGGGAACGAATTTGGCAGGTGTTGACCGATTACGACCATCTGGCAGAGTTTATTCCCAATTTGGTGGAAAGTCGGGTCATTGGCCATGAAAATGGCCGCAAGTTGGTCCGCCAAGTGGGATCCCAAAAGCTCTTATTTGCCCAGTTTTCCGCCACAGTGGTTCTGGCGATTGAGGAGATTTTTCCCCAACAGGTACGCTTTCAAAAAACCCAGGGGGATTTTCTCCTGTTCGAGGGATTTTGGGATTTGAGCCCTTGCCCGGCAGACCAGACTCTGCTGACCTATCACCTAGAGGTCAAACCTCCCCGCAGAATGCCCATTGGCATGGTGGAACGGCGTATCCGGCAAGATTTGGCTGTCAACCTGCAAGCCATCCGCGAGCGATCCCTGAGTTTGTGAATCCGGGTGTGATTCTAGTCCTCTTTCCATGGAACTTCCGGATAGAAGTCTTGGCGGGATCCCTCCAGAAGGGCTTGAAATCCACAAATCTTTCCATTCTAAGCTGGGGTGAAGTGCCAGAGTGGAGAAAGAGGTGCTCAGGGAGAGGGATGATGGGGCAAGATGCACAGTCGGGGCAACTGGTCAGCCTTAACCCCGCCACCGGGGAGGTTTTGGGCCGCTACCCAGTTTTTGACTCCCGGAAGATTCAAACCTGTATCGCACAAGCGCAGGAGCGGTTTCAGGAGTATCGCTGGATCCCGTTTGCCCAGCGGGCCGCTTGGATGGAGCGGGTAGCGGAGATTCTGTTGGAGCGAAAAGCCGAGTTTGGCCGCCTGATCACCCTGGAGATGGGCAAAACCTTAGCCTCTGCCATTGCAGAGGTGGAAAAATCCGCCTGGGTATGCCGGTACTACGCCGAAACAGCAGCGGGGTTTCTGGCGGAACAACTGGTGGCCAGTGATGCCAGCTGCAGCGGCATCCGCTACCAACCCTTGGGGGTGATTTTGGCGGTGATGCCCTGGAACTTCCCCTTTTGGCAGGTGTTTCGCTGTGCAGCTCCGGCCTTGATGGCGGGCAATACGCTCTTGCTCAAGCATGCCTCCAATGTGCCCCAATCGGCTTTGTGCCTGGAGGCGATCTTCCGGGAGGCGGGATTTCCGCAAGGGGTCTTTCAAACGCTGTTGATTAGTGCAGCGCAGGTGGCGGAAGTGGTAGCGGATGAACGGGTGCGGGGGGCCGCCCTCACGGGTAGCGAAGCGGCGGGATCCAGTTTGGCCCGTTTGGCCGGTCAACACCTGAAAAAGACGGTGCTGGAATTGGGGGGGAGCGATCCCTTCATCGTCTTGCCCAGTGCCGATTTGGAGGCGGCAGTCTCTACAGCCGTCACGGCGCGTCTGATCAGCAATGGCCAATCCTGCATCGCTGCCAAACGATTTATTGTGCACAGCACCATCGCCGAGTCTTTTACCGCCGCCCTGGTGGAGCGATTCCGCCAACTCAAAGTCGGGGATCCCCTGGATCCGCAAACCGAAGTAGGGCCTTTGGCTACCCCGAGCATTTTGCAGGAAGTGGATGGGCAGGTGCAGGCTCTGGTGCAGGCGGGGGCTAAGGTCTGGGTGGGTGGATCCCCGCTGGGGGGCAATTTCTACCTACCCACGGTCTTGAGCGGGATCCCTGCCGAGCATCCGGTGGCGCAGCAGGAGGTGTTTGGCCCGGTGGCGCTGCTGTTTGAAGTGCCGGACCTGGAGGCGGCAATCCGTCTGGCCAACAGTACCCCGTTTGGGTTGGGAGCCAGCGCCTGGACCACTGACCCAAACGAGCAGGAGCGCCTGCTGATGGAGATTGAGGCGGGATCCGTCTTTATCAATGGTCTGGTCAAGTCTGACCCCCGCTTGCCCTTCGGCGGCATTAAACGTTCTGGCTA from Thermostichus vulcanus str. 'Rupite' harbors:
- a CDS encoding cytochrome b6-f complex subunit PetN translates to MDIITLGWIAVPTFFVLSIALVVWGRNGM
- a CDS encoding DUF309 domain-containing protein, which produces MTDPRPDQEDVTLQLAVQQFNRGEFYACHDSLEALWMEAVEPERRFYQGLLQTAVAYYHLTNQNRRGCMILLGEANGKLADYLPTYAGWDVLSLWRANQTNLRQLSQLPEGDPLPGLTIPTLESVENKTEEP
- a CDS encoding NAD-dependent succinate-semialdehyde dehydrogenase, which produces MMGQDAQSGQLVSLNPATGEVLGRYPVFDSRKIQTCIAQAQERFQEYRWIPFAQRAAWMERVAEILLERKAEFGRLITLEMGKTLASAIAEVEKSAWVCRYYAETAAGFLAEQLVASDASCSGIRYQPLGVILAVMPWNFPFWQVFRCAAPALMAGNTLLLKHASNVPQSALCLEAIFREAGFPQGVFQTLLISAAQVAEVVADERVRGAALTGSEAAGSSLARLAGQHLKKTVLELGGSDPFIVLPSADLEAAVSTAVTARLISNGQSCIAAKRFIVHSTIAESFTAALVERFRQLKVGDPLDPQTEVGPLATPSILQEVDGQVQALVQAGAKVWVGGSPLGGNFYLPTVLSGIPAEHPVAQQEVFGPVALLFEVPDLEAAIRLANSTPFGLGASAWTTDPNEQERLLMEIEAGSVFINGLVKSDPRLPFGGIKRSGYGRELSREGILEFVNIKTFWVK
- a CDS encoding SRPBCC family protein; the encoded protein is MPSDPEWPDVPSPLLPTDPAEEDPGLEEGIPIPARVLASALRSNSGTESSDIQIEVVDLGERRRQLRGSVPIPVERERIWQVLTDYDHLAEFIPNLVESRVIGHENGRKLVRQVGSQKLLFAQFSATVVLAIEEIFPQQVRFQKTQGDFLLFEGFWDLSPCPADQTLLTYHLEVKPPRRMPIGMVERRIRQDLAVNLQAIRERSLSL